One genomic window of Polyangium aurulentum includes the following:
- a CDS encoding neuraminidase-like domain-containing protein, with protein sequence MQQRHGGDEYILTGRVVDIQTGQGLPDVRVEAWDKGRLCNDLVACTFSDALGIFRIVLETRHLRELFLDRVPVLFFRLFEGPTCIASTERSVLWRIDRPESAVRIEINRSTSTRSFTPASFVVRGRVVTAAGAPRAGLVVRAYNQNLREEQLLGEATTSDTGSYRIAYAADKLAQDFEYTGTLLDVALFDPGPGRGHRKSAADLVVRVYDAERADTEKKLCHAPPTATVNLVLGGEIYRGPSAYERLVVLLAPAIRGASLTDLTEEDIRHLACSLRLDLDDLDALVTATQLARALGIHPAVLYGLFREGLPRERRALLTTRPSEQLRALLLALEHNLIPAMLREQVGAILAALHKAAVQLAFEPVETGISLGDLLAIVLPARDAQEALVSAYLQYEGPVDSFWQALREHPAFKEEGLVDRVQFALQLATLSRQHLPLVRALDEWRRSGMWSSLADLAKLAVPDWLALLEKGVDGAPIGFPPDVPGADDKEKSANYALLLTDTLANTLPTAALAGQLQGKADQDLALFFSKNPDFEIGKTQVRSYLQEKPGALDGLSSPKTATANLEALERLFKVTPSPTEMNTLFSAGIHSAQSIQKLGKPAFIKSYSQVLGGQPKAESLFQKAQQITSGALALFGKFASSARPPGLYVLPAPDLASTGDAAALMDIFGPQDLACEHCASIYGPAAYLVDVLDFLGRYSAAQKKPGDPNTARDVLLSRRPDIARIELSCANTLTEVPYVELADEILEFRLAHAVDPSIVLDAHIKTVGTAEELALSPQPIHGKARFTAYKALAQGKFPPAPPFNVWAEETDILLAHFGTSRAELVDVFSQAPATPAPPAPGLLDAFSALLKETKADASAFFSAVAERAGLPAADLDVLINKLGLVFPSSFENQAAVGRLWNAIQVVKGLGVSATRAISWATTTAPIESANPAVLTAPALADDVRLAVKAKYTEDAWPEIGRVLRDDLRELQRKALVSAALALGKYDSTNDLFAELLVDVEMSPKPTTSRIQQAISSVQLFVQRSFMGLEPAVTSLDDEAAAQWAWMKSYRVWEANRKIFFHPENWIEPELRDDKTPFFKELESELLQGDITDARAEGAFRKYLQKLHDVAHLDIVGVCEEGQKTGSSWITILHVIGRTHISPRVYYYRQRVDQLWSPWEKLDLDIQSEHALLAVYNRRLYLFWALLEEAEDTGQEAAPAPKGGKPAGHKKPKEYDLDDGGKPQPDIDPDIDEPHKSPGPKAPAIKKKPMRLKMAWSEYQNGRWSPRKTGPEEPLRLDLPEGDPAALTFWSTYKNGQLAILCAVKELAPPDRAGRVYELVLGCDGRLTAGPASNPCPTGAPYGSHLAGMEFIKDKDTVGLWLRGFVLTDKDVKVLGATPSAYQLVCAQRGPMLWTMLNAGFPHPSFFYKDDSRTFLVRIEHQAQAPKRAVAGEASPMKPWGQVLPGLPPAQAEGPFYIPNISIETDPRQVRIETFYHPHACGMLEALDRDGLDGLFRWPADGSAIQLRSDIYFQKTYKPGLSVVKKPYPVDDIDFSPAGAYSQYNWEVFFHAPFLIACMLMKNHRPEEAQRWFHRIFDPTPGTGGPERFWKVKPLREKADPKALAAELAALAAGDEEALGELAAQIKAWREEPFNPHLIARMRPIAYQRAVVMKYIDNLIAWGDYLFSQDTREAINEATGLYILAADILGPKPELNNQPEAAPKTYAELLASAPLADLENLVPEFNGAGDVPLIDTAHFAIPPNDKLLGYWDLVGDRLFKIRHGLNIEGQARPLPLFAPPIDPALLVKAAAMGVDWKDVSEVVPMPHYRFGVLHAKAMEFCGGVIALGAALLSALEKKDAEKLTLLRATHEAAVLTATREVKKRQIDEAKQTLAGLKKTREAAAIRYQHYKGLPLMNSYEEQAMVMSGAAAITQALVQVTHTESAGAYLLPTAITGGAGIASPAALIVYGGENAAKSGESFGNALGVVASLMRDGAAMSATMGYYTRRAEDWKLQEKIAAKEIEQLDKQILAAEIRLALVEKDLENHDLIVENAKVVEATMRDKFTNEALYSWTVNEISTVYFDAYKLALGMARRAAKAFKHELAQEPPDVSLTHWDNTRNGLLAAEKLLQQLRQMEAAYLDKNKREYEITKHISLAQLAPQKLLELKQKGVCEFDVPELEFDLDFPGHYLRRIKTVSLSVPCVTDAYGSLNATLTLVKSRARKSTDLTGGYAEKVNDGRFTTPYIAPISLAISGAQNDAGVFELSLRDERYLPFEGAGVIGTWKLELSANSTDLDALSDVVLHVRYTAIDGGDSLKTEAQKNAALFLSGLRLFSLKDEFPTEWRHFRTPDAGAAQTLVLPLEKSVFPRCRNGGAPKINAVRIFAAWKDPTAYFAGTPLAVSVAPPSAASMQTTLAKGPGALDTLAVSPTLTPAAGTSWAAGSWTLTSAGPVGDGLDNIWVLCDFTRQGA encoded by the coding sequence ATGCAGCAGAGGCACGGGGGCGACGAGTACATCCTCACGGGGCGAGTCGTCGACATCCAGACCGGGCAAGGACTGCCCGATGTGCGCGTCGAGGCGTGGGACAAGGGGCGGCTCTGCAACGACTTGGTCGCGTGCACCTTCTCCGACGCGCTCGGCATCTTCCGCATTGTTCTTGAGACCCGGCACCTGCGCGAGCTCTTCCTCGACCGCGTCCCGGTGTTGTTCTTCCGCCTCTTCGAGGGCCCGACCTGCATCGCCAGCACGGAGCGCTCGGTCCTCTGGCGGATCGATCGCCCGGAGAGCGCGGTGCGAATCGAGATCAACCGCTCGACGAGTACACGCAGCTTCACCCCGGCCTCCTTCGTCGTGCGCGGTCGGGTGGTCACGGCCGCGGGGGCGCCACGCGCGGGCCTCGTCGTGCGCGCCTACAACCAGAACCTCCGCGAGGAGCAGCTCCTCGGCGAGGCCACGACCAGCGACACCGGCAGCTACCGTATTGCCTACGCGGCCGACAAGCTCGCCCAGGACTTCGAGTACACCGGCACGCTGCTCGACGTGGCGCTCTTCGATCCCGGCCCCGGACGCGGGCACCGGAAGTCGGCTGCTGATCTCGTCGTGCGCGTGTACGACGCGGAGCGCGCCGACACTGAGAAGAAGCTCTGCCACGCGCCGCCCACGGCCACCGTGAACCTGGTTTTGGGGGGCGAGATCTACCGCGGCCCCTCGGCCTACGAGCGCCTTGTTGTTCTTCTGGCCCCTGCCATCCGCGGCGCCTCTCTGACGGACCTCACCGAGGAGGACATTCGCCACCTCGCGTGCAGCTTGCGCCTCGATCTGGACGACCTCGACGCCCTCGTCACAGCCACGCAGCTCGCACGCGCCCTCGGGATCCACCCCGCGGTCCTCTACGGGTTGTTCCGCGAAGGACTCCCCCGCGAGCGCCGCGCCCTGCTCACGACGAGGCCATCCGAGCAGCTCCGGGCGCTTCTTCTCGCGCTCGAGCACAACCTGATTCCGGCGATGCTCCGGGAGCAGGTCGGCGCCATCCTCGCAGCGCTCCACAAGGCCGCCGTGCAGCTCGCCTTCGAGCCGGTGGAGACCGGGATCTCTCTGGGCGATCTCCTCGCCATCGTTCTTCCGGCCCGAGATGCGCAGGAAGCGCTGGTCTCGGCCTACCTCCAGTACGAAGGGCCGGTCGACAGCTTCTGGCAGGCGCTTCGGGAGCACCCGGCGTTCAAAGAAGAAGGGCTTGTCGACCGCGTGCAGTTCGCCCTGCAGCTCGCCACGCTCAGCCGCCAGCACCTGCCCCTTGTTCGCGCCCTCGATGAATGGCGCCGCAGCGGCATGTGGTCGTCGCTCGCCGATCTCGCGAAGCTCGCTGTCCCCGACTGGCTTGCCCTCCTTGAGAAGGGCGTCGACGGCGCCCCCATCGGCTTCCCGCCTGACGTGCCGGGCGCCGACGACAAGGAGAAGAGCGCGAACTACGCGCTGCTCTTGACGGACACACTGGCGAACACCCTCCCCACGGCCGCGCTCGCGGGGCAGCTCCAGGGCAAGGCGGATCAAGATCTCGCACTGTTCTTCTCGAAGAACCCGGACTTCGAGATCGGCAAGACCCAGGTGCGCTCCTACTTGCAGGAGAAGCCTGGTGCCCTCGACGGCCTGTCCTCCCCGAAGACCGCGACGGCAAACCTCGAGGCCCTCGAGCGCCTCTTCAAGGTGACGCCCAGCCCCACCGAGATGAACACGCTCTTCTCCGCGGGCATCCACTCGGCGCAGAGCATCCAGAAGCTCGGCAAGCCGGCGTTCATCAAGTCGTACAGCCAGGTGCTCGGGGGCCAGCCCAAGGCCGAGAGCCTCTTCCAGAAGGCCCAGCAGATCACGAGCGGCGCCCTCGCGCTCTTCGGGAAGTTCGCCTCCAGCGCTCGGCCGCCTGGGCTCTATGTCCTCCCCGCTCCGGACCTCGCAAGCACGGGTGACGCCGCCGCGCTCATGGACATCTTCGGCCCGCAGGACCTCGCCTGCGAGCACTGCGCGTCGATCTACGGCCCGGCCGCCTACCTCGTCGACGTCCTCGACTTCCTGGGCCGCTACTCGGCCGCGCAGAAGAAGCCTGGCGACCCCAACACGGCCCGTGATGTTCTTCTGTCCCGCCGCCCGGATATCGCACGCATCGAGCTCTCCTGCGCGAACACCCTGACCGAGGTGCCGTACGTGGAGCTCGCCGATGAGATCCTCGAGTTCCGCCTCGCCCACGCGGTTGACCCGTCCATTGTGCTTGACGCGCACATCAAGACCGTGGGCACGGCAGAGGAGCTCGCGCTCTCACCCCAGCCCATCCACGGCAAGGCGCGCTTCACGGCCTACAAGGCGCTCGCGCAGGGGAAGTTCCCCCCGGCGCCGCCGTTCAACGTCTGGGCCGAGGAGACGGACATCCTGCTCGCGCACTTCGGCACTTCGCGCGCCGAGCTCGTCGACGTCTTCTCCCAGGCCCCGGCCACGCCGGCGCCGCCGGCCCCCGGCCTGCTCGATGCGTTCTCGGCGCTGCTCAAGGAGACGAAGGCGGACGCGTCCGCGTTCTTCTCGGCCGTCGCCGAGCGCGCTGGGCTGCCCGCTGCCGACCTGGATGTCCTCATCAACAAGCTCGGCCTCGTCTTCCCCTCGAGTTTCGAGAACCAGGCTGCGGTCGGCCGTCTCTGGAACGCGATCCAAGTCGTAAAGGGACTCGGCGTGTCCGCCACGCGGGCCATCTCCTGGGCCACCACAACGGCTCCGATTGAGAGCGCCAACCCCGCCGTGCTCACCGCCCCGGCTCTGGCAGATGATGTCCGCCTGGCCGTGAAGGCGAAGTACACCGAAGACGCCTGGCCCGAGATCGGGCGTGTCCTTCGCGATGATCTGCGCGAACTACAACGTAAGGCGCTCGTCTCCGCCGCGCTCGCGCTGGGCAAGTACGACTCCACGAACGACCTCTTCGCAGAGCTGCTCGTCGACGTCGAGATGAGCCCGAAGCCGACGACGTCACGCATCCAGCAGGCGATCAGCTCGGTGCAGCTCTTCGTGCAGCGCAGCTTCATGGGCCTGGAGCCCGCGGTCACGTCCCTCGACGACGAGGCCGCCGCGCAATGGGCCTGGATGAAGAGCTACCGCGTCTGGGAGGCCAATCGAAAGATCTTCTTCCACCCGGAGAACTGGATCGAGCCCGAGCTGCGCGACGACAAGACGCCGTTCTTCAAGGAGCTCGAGAGCGAGCTACTCCAGGGGGACATCACCGATGCCCGCGCCGAGGGGGCATTCCGCAAGTACCTGCAGAAGCTTCACGATGTGGCTCACCTCGATATCGTCGGCGTGTGCGAGGAGGGTCAGAAGACCGGAAGCTCATGGATCACGATATTGCACGTCATCGGCCGGACGCACATCTCGCCGCGCGTGTACTACTATCGGCAGCGCGTCGACCAGTTGTGGTCTCCCTGGGAGAAGCTCGACCTCGATATCCAGAGCGAGCACGCCCTGCTCGCCGTTTACAACCGTCGACTGTACTTGTTCTGGGCGCTGCTCGAGGAGGCGGAGGACACCGGGCAAGAAGCGGCACCTGCGCCGAAGGGCGGCAAGCCCGCGGGCCATAAGAAGCCGAAGGAATACGATCTCGATGATGGGGGCAAACCGCAGCCGGACATCGACCCCGACATCGACGAACCGCACAAGTCTCCGGGCCCCAAGGCGCCCGCCATCAAGAAGAAGCCGATGCGGCTCAAGATGGCCTGGAGCGAGTACCAGAACGGCCGTTGGTCCCCGAGGAAGACCGGTCCGGAAGAGCCTCTCCGTCTCGATCTGCCCGAGGGCGACCCGGCTGCGCTGACGTTCTGGAGTACGTACAAGAACGGCCAGCTTGCCATCCTCTGCGCAGTAAAAGAATTGGCCCCGCCGGATCGAGCCGGCCGGGTGTACGAGCTCGTGCTGGGCTGCGACGGACGCCTGACTGCTGGTCCAGCGTCGAATCCATGTCCCACGGGCGCGCCGTACGGCTCGCACCTCGCGGGGATGGAGTTCATCAAGGACAAGGACACCGTGGGCCTCTGGCTGCGCGGCTTCGTCCTCACCGACAAGGACGTGAAGGTCCTCGGGGCGACGCCGAGCGCGTACCAGCTCGTCTGCGCGCAACGCGGACCGATGCTCTGGACCATGCTCAATGCGGGATTCCCGCACCCGTCGTTCTTCTACAAGGACGACAGCAGGACCTTCCTCGTCAGGATCGAGCACCAGGCTCAAGCGCCCAAGCGCGCGGTGGCGGGAGAGGCGTCCCCCATGAAGCCGTGGGGACAAGTGCTGCCCGGACTCCCGCCCGCTCAGGCCGAAGGGCCGTTCTACATCCCCAATATCTCGATTGAGACCGACCCGCGCCAGGTCCGAATCGAGACGTTCTACCACCCTCATGCCTGCGGCATGCTCGAGGCCCTCGACCGCGACGGCCTCGACGGTCTCTTCCGCTGGCCGGCAGACGGCTCTGCCATCCAGCTCCGGAGCGACATCTACTTCCAGAAGACCTACAAGCCGGGGCTCTCCGTGGTGAAGAAGCCGTACCCAGTTGACGATATCGACTTCTCCCCGGCGGGGGCCTACAGCCAGTACAACTGGGAGGTCTTCTTCCACGCGCCCTTCCTCATTGCCTGCATGCTGATGAAGAACCACAGGCCCGAGGAGGCCCAGCGCTGGTTCCATCGCATCTTCGACCCCACCCCGGGCACAGGCGGACCGGAGCGGTTCTGGAAGGTGAAACCTCTCCGCGAGAAGGCCGACCCGAAGGCGCTCGCGGCCGAGCTCGCCGCGCTCGCGGCGGGAGATGAAGAAGCCCTCGGGGAGCTCGCGGCGCAGATCAAAGCCTGGCGCGAAGAGCCGTTCAACCCGCACCTCATCGCACGCATGCGGCCGATCGCGTACCAGCGGGCCGTCGTGATGAAGTACATCGACAACTTGATCGCGTGGGGCGACTACTTGTTCTCCCAGGACACGCGCGAGGCGATCAACGAAGCGACGGGGCTCTACATCCTCGCCGCGGACATCCTCGGCCCGAAGCCCGAGCTGAACAATCAGCCCGAGGCTGCTCCGAAGACATACGCAGAGCTTCTTGCCTCCGCCCCGCTCGCCGACCTCGAGAACCTCGTGCCCGAGTTCAACGGCGCCGGGGATGTTCCCCTCATCGACACTGCCCACTTCGCGATCCCGCCGAACGACAAGCTCCTCGGGTACTGGGATCTCGTCGGGGACCGGCTCTTCAAGATCAGGCACGGGCTCAACATCGAGGGCCAGGCACGTCCGCTCCCGCTCTTCGCGCCGCCGATCGATCCGGCCCTGCTGGTGAAGGCCGCGGCGATGGGCGTCGATTGGAAGGACGTCAGCGAGGTCGTGCCGATGCCCCACTACCGCTTCGGGGTTCTGCATGCCAAGGCGATGGAGTTCTGCGGCGGCGTGATCGCCCTGGGCGCGGCCCTGCTCTCCGCGCTCGAGAAGAAGGACGCGGAGAAGCTAACCCTGCTGCGAGCGACGCACGAGGCGGCGGTACTCACCGCTACCCGCGAGGTGAAGAAGCGGCAGATTGACGAGGCGAAGCAGACGCTCGCGGGCCTGAAGAAGACTCGTGAGGCCGCCGCGATCCGATACCAGCACTACAAGGGCCTGCCGTTGATGAACTCCTACGAGGAGCAGGCCATGGTGATGTCAGGCGCCGCCGCCATCACCCAGGCCCTCGTCCAGGTCACGCACACCGAGTCAGCGGGGGCCTACCTTCTTCCCACGGCAATCACGGGCGGCGCGGGCATCGCCAGCCCCGCTGCATTGATCGTGTACGGGGGCGAGAACGCGGCGAAGTCCGGTGAGTCGTTTGGCAACGCCCTCGGCGTGGTGGCGTCGTTGATGCGCGACGGTGCCGCGATGAGCGCGACCATGGGCTACTACACCCGCCGCGCCGAAGACTGGAAGCTCCAGGAGAAGATCGCCGCCAAGGAGATCGAACAGCTCGACAAGCAGATCTTGGCCGCCGAGATCAGGCTCGCGCTCGTGGAGAAGGACCTCGAGAACCACGACCTCATCGTGGAGAACGCCAAGGTCGTCGAGGCCACGATGCGCGACAAGTTCACGAACGAGGCGCTCTATTCCTGGACGGTGAACGAGATCTCGACGGTGTACTTCGACGCGTACAAGCTCGCGCTCGGCATGGCCAGGCGGGCTGCGAAGGCGTTCAAGCACGAGCTCGCACAGGAGCCGCCGGACGTCTCGCTCACGCACTGGGACAACACGAGAAACGGCCTGCTCGCAGCGGAGAAGCTATTGCAGCAGCTCCGGCAGATGGAGGCTGCGTACCTCGACAAGAACAAGCGGGAGTACGAGATCACGAAGCACATCTCCCTCGCGCAGCTCGCCCCGCAGAAGCTCCTCGAGCTGAAGCAGAAGGGTGTCTGCGAGTTCGACGTACCCGAGCTCGAGTTCGACCTCGACTTCCCAGGGCACTATCTGCGCCGGATCAAGACCGTCAGCCTCTCCGTCCCCTGCGTGACGGATGCCTATGGCTCGCTCAACGCCACGCTCACGCTAGTGAAGAGCCGCGCCCGGAAGAGCACCGACCTCACCGGGGGCTACGCAGAGAAGGTGAACGACGGTCGATTCACCACGCCGTACATCGCCCCGATCTCGCTCGCCATCAGCGGCGCGCAGAACGACGCGGGCGTCTTCGAGCTGTCTCTGCGCGACGAGCGGTACTTGCCTTTCGAGGGCGCTGGCGTCATCGGCACGTGGAAGCTCGAGCTCTCTGCCAACAGCACCGACCTCGACGCATTGAGCGACGTTGTTCTGCACGTCCGCTACACGGCGATCGACGGCGGAGACTCGTTGAAAACCGAAGCACAAAAGAACGCCGCGCTGTTCCTCTCGGGCCTGCGCCTGTTCTCGTTGAAGGACGAGTTCCCGACGGAGTGGCGCCACTTCCGCACGCCGGATGCCGGCGCAGCACAGACGCTGGTACTGCCGCTCGAGAAGAGCGTCTTCCCAAGGTGCCGCAATGGCGGCGCCCCGAAGATCAACGCCGTGCGGATATTCGCCGCCTGGAAAGATCCCACGGCGTACTTCGCAGGCACGCCTCTCGCGGTGAGCGTCGCGCCGCCCTCGGCTGCTTCCATGCAGACCACGCTCGCGAAGGGCCCCGGCGCGCTCGACACCCTCGCCGTGAGCCCGACGCTGACGCCTGCCGCCGGAACATCCTGGGCTGCCGGTTCGTGGACACTCACGTCCGCGGGCCCCGTGGGCGATGGCCTCGACAACATCTGGGTCCTCTGCGACTTCACGCGGCAGGGGGCCTGA
- a CDS encoding helix-turn-helix domain-containing protein, whose translation MLMHIANNIRLRRRELGLSLDELGRRTNIERSRLSRAERGYVALGQDELKRLALHLEVDESQLIPPDESTSGGAS comes from the coding sequence ATGCTTATGCACATCGCCAACAACATTCGTCTGCGCCGTCGCGAGCTCGGCCTGTCCCTGGACGAGCTCGGGCGGCGCACCAATATCGAGCGGTCCCGCCTCTCCCGGGCTGAACGAGGATACGTCGCGCTGGGGCAGGACGAGCTGAAGCGGCTCGCGCTGCACCTCGAGGTCGACGAGAGCCAGCTCATCCCGCCGGACGAGTCCACATCGGGAGGTGCCTCGTGA
- a CDS encoding DNA polymerase, with translation MTTHEYVTDPRFDVLCVAIARGREDVRVYYKGAPAPAGLAQAKSVLVEASEEGRRFVAHNVGFDGLICKLLWGVSFASYFDTTGYARFLGIQAGLANTAAFFGKKKLEAPPFTEASLSDRKALEGLARYCAADTALARYIFNQAITDAMYPAAEFAVNSKTAQGNLRGLSVDIERAAALAAELAELRATALDEFASTFQFDTTDLTKVRKVLRFLDDKWGIKLSSLDKRDPGRADAVAQVPEAQRFLALRQRIHTLHKATQNVAAYTRIPRRVYNFLHYHGAHTGRFTAGGRDAGKLNIHTLFKTKNSAKIPALGRERTLIVPEEGCSFRAADLSNVEARIVAFLAGEQALLDQFATQGSDVYIWFAQPIFPGVRIVKGGENDHLRQLGKEAVLGLGFGMGFNTFLDRVRAAVPGVSVELVEKMFDAYQESFRRIRAIRYALHRRFAAVVERRVVSPEVPCPMHFTSEPASVGPTVVVTLPTGRSLFYRSIVAEDEFGPYGPKRVYWYAPSATCHPSVRARGRGPGQKRFADGQIRSRITPQVLVENVVQAIARDLMVHQALQLEQEGLRVAFHAHDEVVAECAACVCRDAPGKHDYGCAWVKAGTVMKRIMSAVPSTLPGLSGLPVACEVKDDVRVSYAG, from the coding sequence ATGACCACGCACGAGTATGTGACCGATCCGCGGTTCGACGTGCTCTGCGTGGCCATCGCGCGCGGGCGCGAGGATGTCCGGGTGTACTACAAGGGTGCCCCTGCGCCCGCCGGCCTCGCGCAGGCGAAGTCCGTGCTCGTGGAGGCGAGCGAGGAGGGGCGCAGATTTGTCGCCCACAACGTCGGCTTCGACGGGCTCATCTGCAAGCTGCTCTGGGGCGTCTCGTTCGCGAGCTACTTCGACACGACGGGCTATGCCCGCTTCCTGGGCATCCAGGCGGGCCTCGCGAACACGGCGGCGTTCTTCGGCAAGAAGAAGCTCGAGGCGCCCCCGTTCACCGAGGCGAGTCTGTCCGATAGGAAAGCCCTCGAGGGCCTGGCCCGTTATTGCGCAGCCGATACTGCGCTCGCGCGCTACATCTTCAACCAGGCCATCACTGACGCGATGTACCCGGCCGCCGAGTTCGCGGTCAACAGCAAGACCGCCCAGGGCAATCTGCGTGGTCTCTCGGTAGACATCGAACGGGCCGCGGCTCTAGCTGCTGAGCTCGCCGAGCTGCGTGCCACGGCGCTCGACGAGTTCGCATCGACCTTCCAGTTCGACACCACGGACCTCACCAAGGTGAGAAAGGTTCTTCGATTCCTCGATGACAAGTGGGGCATCAAGCTCTCTTCGCTCGACAAACGCGATCCGGGTCGTGCCGATGCTGTGGCCCAAGTCCCCGAGGCCCAGCGCTTTCTTGCGCTGCGCCAGCGAATTCACACCCTGCACAAGGCCACGCAGAACGTGGCCGCCTACACGAGGATCCCGCGCCGGGTGTACAATTTTCTCCACTATCACGGTGCCCATACTGGTCGATTTACAGCGGGCGGTCGGGACGCGGGTAAGCTCAACATCCACACGCTCTTCAAGACGAAGAACAGCGCGAAAATCCCCGCGCTCGGCCGCGAGCGCACCCTCATCGTGCCCGAGGAAGGCTGTTCCTTCCGCGCTGCCGATCTGTCGAATGTCGAGGCCCGCATCGTCGCCTTCCTGGCGGGCGAGCAGGCGCTCCTCGACCAGTTCGCGACGCAGGGCAGCGACGTATACATCTGGTTCGCGCAGCCGATCTTCCCGGGCGTGAGAATCGTCAAGGGAGGGGAGAACGATCACCTGCGGCAACTCGGAAAAGAAGCCGTGCTCGGGCTCGGGTTCGGCATGGGGTTCAACACCTTCCTCGATCGTGTCCGGGCTGCGGTGCCGGGCGTAAGCGTGGAGCTGGTGGAGAAGATGTTCGACGCATACCAGGAGAGTTTTCGGAGGATCCGAGCTATCCGGTATGCGTTGCACCGGCGCTTCGCGGCCGTGGTCGAGCGGCGCGTGGTCTCCCCCGAGGTCCCGTGTCCGATGCACTTCACGAGCGAGCCGGCGTCGGTAGGACCGACCGTCGTCGTCACGCTGCCCACCGGGCGCTCGCTGTTCTACCGCTCGATCGTGGCAGAGGATGAGTTCGGCCCCTACGGTCCAAAGCGCGTGTACTGGTACGCCCCTTCTGCCACCTGTCACCCGTCGGTGCGGGCGAGAGGGCGTGGTCCTGGTCAGAAGCGGTTCGCCGACGGTCAGATTCGTTCGCGGATCACGCCGCAGGTCCTCGTCGAGAACGTCGTGCAGGCTATCGCCCGCGACCTGATGGTTCACCAGGCGCTGCAGCTCGAGCAGGAGGGGCTTCGAGTGGCCTTCCACGCACACGATGAGGTCGTGGCCGAATGCGCCGCGTGCGTGTGCCGGGATGCACCTGGAAAGCACGATTATGGCTGCGCATGGGTGAAAGCGGGCACCGTCATGAAGAGGATCATGTCCGCAGTGCCTTCCACGCTGCCAGGTCTGTCAGGGCTGCCGGTCGCGTGCGAAGTGAAGGACGATGTACGGGTGAGTTATGCGGGGTAG
- a CDS encoding phage antirepressor N-terminal domain-containing protein — translation MSDKKQSITLVKVGVCDTELEAGKDETGTIWVSVKRVCEALGLAFGAQLVKLKSKPWAGVSMIDTPSEGGAQQMSVIPLKAFPMWLATINVTKVKPELRPTLERFQQEAADVLAAYFLDGILPQGRMEEPRPVTSPPSLVEQIEMLALRQKRALELLTVIPGLYGEDYLRHRVEHAVALVTGEKPFIENPLLSIAGYLEGRGLTPKQQKEKGPKFGKRVKALYFERYGQDPPRQPREVNGADRLVYSYTERDRPLFDRAFEEMTAGTPLPPLDGARLIPTPVPPPPAVDLRLPPPPFTPGATFTASEIGQPYNYSAQRVNNVAKTMGIHGDLAFGQFKAFTNEHGVHNNWVYNAQGKLALENKIKQLSSLQ, via the coding sequence GTGAGCGACAAGAAACAGAGCATTACATTGGTGAAGGTCGGTGTCTGCGATACCGAACTAGAAGCCGGCAAGGACGAGACAGGGACGATCTGGGTCTCTGTGAAGCGGGTGTGCGAGGCGCTGGGGCTGGCCTTTGGGGCCCAACTCGTGAAGTTGAAGAGCAAGCCGTGGGCAGGTGTATCGATGATCGATACACCTTCGGAGGGCGGTGCTCAGCAGATGTCCGTCATCCCCCTCAAGGCGTTCCCGATGTGGCTGGCCACGATCAACGTCACGAAGGTGAAGCCCGAACTCCGCCCCACACTCGAGCGGTTTCAGCAAGAGGCCGCCGACGTGCTGGCGGCGTACTTCCTGGACGGGATCCTGCCCCAGGGACGCATGGAAGAGCCCCGCCCCGTTACCTCGCCGCCGTCGCTGGTCGAGCAGATCGAAATGCTCGCGCTGCGCCAGAAGCGCGCGCTGGAGTTGCTGACGGTGATCCCAGGCCTCTACGGCGAGGACTACCTGCGACATCGCGTCGAGCACGCCGTCGCGCTCGTGACCGGCGAGAAGCCGTTCATCGAGAACCCGCTGCTTTCGATAGCAGGCTATCTCGAGGGTCGTGGCCTGACGCCCAAGCAGCAGAAAGAGAAAGGGCCGAAGTTCGGCAAGCGCGTGAAGGCTTTGTACTTCGAGCGCTATGGGCAGGATCCGCCGAGGCAGCCGCGCGAGGTGAACGGCGCTGATCGCCTGGTGTATTCGTACACCGAGCGCGATCGGCCTCTCTTCGACCGCGCGTTCGAGGAGATGACGGCAGGCACGCCTTTGCCCCCGCTTGATGGGGCGAGGCTCATCCCGACGCCCGTGCCGCCCCCTCCGGCTGTTGATCTGCGGCTCCCGCCGCCACCCTTTACCCCCGGCGCGACGTTCACTGCGTCCGAGATCGGCCAGCCCTATAACTACAGCGCGCAGCGCGTGAACAACGTCGCGAAGACGATGGGGATTCACGGCGACCTCGCGTTTGGGCAGTTCAAGGCGTTCACGAACGAGCACGGCGTGCATAACAACTGGGTCTACAACGCTCAGGGGAAGCTCGCCCTGGAGAACAAGATCAAGCAGCTTAGCAGTCTCCAGTGA